The genomic region CGTGTAACTACATCCTGACCACCATGCGTGAACAGGGTCGCGACTTTGCCGACGTTCTGGCAGAGGCACAAAAACTTGGCTATGCCGAAGCCGATCCGACCTTTGATGTCGATGGCATTGATGCCGCGCATAAGCTTGCGATCCTGGCGAGCCTCGCCTTTGGGGTCGAAGTCGACTTTGACGCGGTTGCGGTCGAAGGCATCCGCAGTGTGTCAGCGCTTGATATCCAGCTTGCTGAAGAACTTGGTTATCGCATCAAGTTGCTTGGTATCGCCAAACAGACGGCCGAGGGCATCGAGCAGCGCGTTTCCCCGGTGATGGTCGATCGTGCGACCCAGATTTCCAAGGTCGAAGGCGTCTTTAACGCGGTCGCCCTTGAAGGGGACTATGTCGGTCCGGTGGTGCTTCAGGGCCGCGGGGCGGGCGAACGTCCGACGGCATCGGCGGTAGTTGCCGACATCGTCGATATCGCGGCCGGTCGTGCGGCACCGGTGTTTGGTCTGCCGGCTGATCGCCTTAAGAAAAACGTGCGTGCGTCGCTCGAAAAGCATGTTGGCGCCTATTACCTGCGCCTGATGGTGTGGGATCGCCCGGGTGTCATGGCCGAGGTGACCGCAACCCTTGCCAAGCATGGGGTGTCGATGGCGTCCATGATCCAGCATGGCCGGGCCGAAACCGAAGGCGGCGTTGTGCCGGTGGTCATCGTCGCGCACGAAACGACTGAGTCCGCCATGTCGGGTGCGGTGAATGATATTGCAGCGTTCGAAAGCAATTCACAGCCGCCGGTTCTGATGCGGATTGAAAGCTTCGCATCTTAACAAAATGAACAACACATATTCGCCCCGTATCTGCCATGATGCGGGGCGATGTTGTATAGCTCGGACAGAAAATCGAGCATAAAAATAAAAAGACAACAATGAGATGGGGCCCCCAGACCCCACATCAGCAATACGAGGAAGAAGATATGGATCGAAATCTTG from Thalassospira indica harbors:
- a CDS encoding homoserine dehydrogenase translates to MKDVVKIGVAGLGTVGAGTVKLLSEHRDLLTDRSGRQIVVTAVSARDRTRDRGFSTEGLTWYDDARDLAADKDIDILVELIGGSDGIAYDTCKAALENGKHVVTANKALIALKGAELARIADANNVTIAYEAAVAGGIPVIKALREGLAGNEISRVTGILNGTCNYILTTMREQGRDFADVLAEAQKLGYAEADPTFDVDGIDAAHKLAILASLAFGVEVDFDAVAVEGIRSVSALDIQLAEELGYRIKLLGIAKQTAEGIEQRVSPVMVDRATQISKVEGVFNAVALEGDYVGPVVLQGRGAGERPTASAVVADIVDIAAGRAAPVFGLPADRLKKNVRASLEKHVGAYYLRLMVWDRPGVMAEVTATLAKHGVSMASMIQHGRAETEGGVVPVVIVAHETTESAMSGAVNDIAAFESNSQPPVLMRIESFAS